CAAGCACTTGGCGCTGGCCTGGCTAGTTATCCTGGGCATCTACATCATAGTAATCTATGCCATGGGGATAAAGAACATTGCCGATCCCCTGAACTTAATCGAAGAACAGATTTGGAGGAAAAGCCTGTTTAAGGTATTGGGGCCCCTCGCCTGGGGCGGGTTTCTAGCTCTTCTGTATTGGATGATCTATCTATTGATCTTTCACTTTGAAGACTTGAATGGGCGATGACACAGGCGGCCTGTAGTGTTGAGGCCAGAAGAAAAGGGGTCTCTGAGAGATTGAAACGGGGTCTAACAACGACATGCACCGGAGCCGCGACGGCGGAGTTCTTATCTTTCGGCCAATGCCGTTGTCGCGGCCCGGTGATGTGTGTTCGTTAGGCGCGGATGAAATTCGATGAGCAATGTTCTGGAAATCCAAACGAGAGATTCAGACCCTGAAAGCGGACTGGGGCTGGTAGCTGATCTCATTATTGATGGCCGGCGGCTGCAAGATTGGGTTCGAGAAATCGAATTGCCTTACACGCAGTCTGAAGGCTATGCCGATTTAGCGGGAAGCTATGAATCTTTGCCAGTGGAATATTTTGCTCCGCCATCGCGCCACTTATTCGGCGAGCCTTCGGAAGCAGGCGCACTGGGGAAGAACCGAGTGCTATTACTGGGCTGCCCTTGCGGGATTATTGTCTGCTGGCCATTAGGTGCGCGAATAGCCATCGAGAAGGACAAGGTGAGCTGGTCGGAATTCTACCAGCCTTACAGGAATGAGGAGATGGAAGGTACAACAGCCAAATACTGGAAGTATGAAGGGTTCAAGTTTACCTTTGAGCTTGGGCCGTATGAAAAGGTTTGGAGAAAGATCACTTATGCAAGCCGCGCCTAACAACGACATGCACCGGAGCGCGGCAAGCGGGCTTCTCATCGTCCTGCGATTGCACCATGCCGCGCCCGGTAATGTCGAGCGTTAGATGCTCGCTGGCAACTTGAAGCTGCAATTAGTCATGGCGATGGGAATGACCCGGAGCGAAATTGATTCTGATATACTCCTTTCGTGAAGCCAGCAATCTACATCGAAACCAGCGTCATTAGCTACCTGACTGCAAGGCCGAGCAGAGATTTGATTGTTGCAGCACACCAACAGCTTACCGATGAGTGGTGGGACAATGTACGCCCGCAGGTTGAATGCTTCGTTTCTCCGTTTGTCATACAAGAGGCATCAAGAGGGGACAAAGGCGCAGCCCAGAAGCGAATGGACGCTATTGCTGGGCTACCCATCCTGGAATTGAATGATGAGATACGTGAGTTGGCCGCCACGTATTTTGCTGCTATCAACATCCCGGAGAAAGCGAGAATAGACGCCTTCCACTTGGCGGTAGCGGTCTGGCATAAGATGGATTACCTGCTCAGTTGGAATTGTACACATATAGCCAGCGGCAGAGTGCGGAAAATCCTCGGAGAGGTGAATGATAAACTTGGGATTCGTACACCGGTGATCTGCACACCGGAAGAATTGATGGAGGTGTAATATGTGGAATGATCCGATCATAGAGGAAGTCCGGAAGATTCGCCATGAGATAGAGGCAGAGAATGGGGATGATTTTGAGCGAATATTCTCCAGCGCACTAGAAATACAAAAGCGATACAAAGACCGAGTCGTTTCTCGCCCGGACCCCACAACGGATGAAGAAGAGCGGCTGCCTAGCTTAAGCCGCATCTAACAAGGCGTTGCAGCGGAGGCCGCGAAGCACAGCTCATATGGTTGCTGGTGAGGCCGTTCGCGGCCCCGCTGAACGCGGGCGTTAGGCCCCTTTGCGCAGGTAGAATCGGTATGAGCGG
Above is a window of Blastocatellia bacterium DNA encoding:
- a CDS encoding type II toxin-antitoxin system VapC family toxin; translation: MKPAIYIETSVISYLTARPSRDLIVAAHQQLTDEWWDNVRPQVECFVSPFVIQEASRGDKGAAQKRMDAIAGLPILELNDEIRELAATYFAAINIPEKARIDAFHLAVAVWHKMDYLLSWNCTHIASGRVRKILGEVNDKLGIRTPVICTPEELMEV